In the genome of Rhizobium rhizogenes, one region contains:
- a CDS encoding MBL fold metallo-hydrolase yields the protein MTQSLSMSRRGLIGVAGASVLGAPLLMARTATAQTNQPQTSMEIKHAMPPETSRFKLGNFEVLVVKDGARAAPNPGETFGTDQTAETVGKLLEDNFLPKEQFVNSFSPVLINTGSDLVLFDTGFGEAGRGAGNGRLIEGMAAAGYTPEDVTVVVLTHMHGDHIGGLMEKGAPAFSKARYVFGQAEYDFWTDEKRVGTPAEGGHKGVLANVKPLAEKATFIGDGASVVSGITSVAAFGHSPGHMIFRVESEGKQLILTADTANHFVLSLQKPDWEVKFDMDKAAAAATRKKVYDMIATDRLPFLGYHMPFPSVGYAEKLDTGYRFVPKSYQFDI from the coding sequence ATGACCCAATCCTTGAGCATGAGCAGACGCGGCCTCATCGGTGTAGCGGGCGCAAGCGTTCTCGGCGCACCGCTGTTGATGGCGCGCACGGCAACGGCCCAGACGAACCAGCCGCAAACCTCCATGGAGATCAAACACGCCATGCCGCCGGAAACCAGCCGTTTCAAGCTCGGTAATTTCGAGGTGCTCGTCGTGAAGGACGGCGCACGCGCGGCTCCGAACCCCGGAGAGACCTTCGGCACCGACCAGACGGCGGAGACGGTCGGCAAATTGCTGGAAGACAATTTTCTGCCGAAGGAGCAATTCGTTAATTCCTTCTCGCCGGTTCTCATCAATACCGGCAGCGATCTCGTGCTGTTCGACACCGGTTTCGGCGAGGCCGGGCGTGGTGCCGGCAATGGCCGGCTGATCGAAGGCATGGCGGCGGCCGGTTATACGCCGGAAGATGTGACCGTGGTGGTGCTGACCCACATGCACGGCGACCATATTGGTGGCCTGATGGAAAAGGGCGCTCCGGCCTTTTCGAAGGCGCGCTACGTGTTCGGCCAGGCGGAATATGATTTCTGGACGGATGAGAAGCGCGTCGGCACGCCTGCCGAAGGCGGTCACAAGGGCGTTCTCGCAAACGTCAAGCCGCTGGCGGAAAAGGCGACCTTCATTGGCGACGGCGCCAGTGTCGTATCCGGGATTACCAGCGTGGCGGCCTTTGGCCATTCGCCGGGTCACATGATCTTCCGTGTCGAATCGGAAGGCAAACAACTCATCCTGACGGCGGATACGGCCAACCATTTCGTCCTTTCCCTGCAGAAGCCGGACTGGGAGGTGAAGTTCGACATGGACAAGGCGGCGGCCGCTGCGACCCGCAAGAAGGTCTATGACATGATCGCCACGGACCGGCTGCCCTTCCTCGGCTATCACATGCCTTTCCCGTCTGTTGGTTACGCGGAAAAGCTGGATACGGGCTATCGTTTCGTGCCGAAATCTTACCAGTTCGACATCTGA
- a CDS encoding MDR family MFS transporter, with translation MNRIIPLILAVALFMEQMDSTVIATSLPAIAADLNVGPITLKLALTAYMVALAIFIPISGWMADKYGAKKIFRFAIGVFVVGSICCAVSSSVFEFVLSRFLQGMGGAMMTPVGRLVLLRTTKRSELVSAMALLTIPGLVGPLTGPPIGGFITTYFSWHWIFLINVPIGVIGIWLSTIFLPEIETTNPPPMDGKGFVLSGIAASGVVFGLSVVSLPALPPAIGIASTIIGFICGFLYLRHAARHPAPILDFRIFQNATFRAASVGGTVFRISTGAIPFLMPLMLQIGFGLNPFQSGMITFAGAIGAITTKFMAKRVFAATGFRSTLIGAGIVGACTTLANSFFTPETPYPLIMIFLVTAGFARSFFFTGSNALSYSDIEDSQASQATSMASVLQQISLALGVAFAASILEVSSMMSGTHLQLADFHIAFTIVALVSLFAIVPIIRMDSNAGAAVSGHRGKVSQPAE, from the coding sequence ATGAACCGCATCATTCCCCTCATCCTGGCAGTCGCTCTCTTCATGGAGCAGATGGACTCCACCGTCATCGCCACCTCGCTGCCGGCAATTGCCGCCGACCTCAATGTCGGCCCGATTACCCTGAAGCTCGCGCTGACCGCCTATATGGTGGCGCTGGCGATCTTCATTCCCATCAGCGGCTGGATGGCCGACAAATACGGCGCGAAGAAAATCTTCCGTTTCGCCATCGGCGTCTTCGTGGTGGGGTCGATCTGTTGCGCGGTGTCCTCCTCGGTGTTCGAATTCGTGCTCTCGCGTTTCCTGCAGGGCATGGGCGGGGCGATGATGACGCCCGTCGGCCGCCTCGTTTTGCTGCGCACGACCAAGCGCAGCGAACTCGTCTCCGCCATGGCGCTGCTGACGATACCGGGGCTCGTCGGGCCGCTGACCGGCCCGCCTATCGGCGGCTTCATCACCACCTATTTTTCATGGCACTGGATCTTCCTGATCAATGTGCCCATCGGCGTCATCGGCATCTGGCTCTCGACGATCTTCCTGCCGGAAATCGAAACCACCAACCCGCCGCCCATGGACGGCAAGGGTTTCGTGCTGTCGGGCATCGCCGCCTCCGGCGTGGTGTTCGGTCTCTCCGTCGTCAGCCTGCCCGCCCTGCCGCCGGCCATCGGCATCGCCTCCACCATCATCGGTTTTATCTGCGGTTTTCTTTATCTGCGCCACGCCGCGCGCCACCCCGCCCCCATTCTGGATTTCCGCATTTTCCAGAACGCGACCTTCCGGGCGGCGTCCGTCGGCGGCACCGTTTTCCGCATTTCCACGGGCGCCATTCCCTTCCTCATGCCGCTGATGCTGCAGATCGGTTTCGGGCTCAATCCGTTCCAGTCGGGCATGATCACCTTTGCCGGGGCGATCGGGGCGATCACCACCAAGTTCATGGCCAAGCGGGTGTTTGCGGCAACGGGGTTCCGCTCGACGCTGATCGGAGCCGGCATCGTCGGCGCCTGCACGACGCTCGCCAACAGCTTCTTCACGCCGGAAACGCCCTATCCGCTGATCATGATCTTCCTGGTCACGGCGGGATTTGCCCGGTCCTTCTTCTTCACCGGATCGAACGCGCTCAGCTATTCCGATATCGAGGACAGCCAGGCCAGCCAGGCGACCTCGATGGCGTCGGTGCTGCAGCAGATCAGCCTGGCGCTGGGCGTGGCTTTCGCCGCTTCCATTCTGGAAGTCAGCAGCATGATGTCCGGCACACATCTGCAGCTCGCCGATTTCCACATCGCCTTCACCATCGTGGCGCTCGTCTCGCTGTTCGCCATCGTGCCGATCATCCGCATGGACAGCAATGCGGGGGCGGCCGTCTCCGGCCACCGCGGCAAGGTCTCGCAACCGGCGGAGTGA